The Luteolibacter sp. Y139 DNA window GATAGGTCTTGCCGGTCCACGTGAGGGCACGGTCTCCGGAGTCGAAAGTTGCCGCGGACAGATCTAGGGTGACGGTCACTGTCGAGTAGCCATCGGCGAAATGCGGCTGGGGGCCCTGGGGAAACTGCGGTGCGTAGTCGTTCACTCGCTGATTCGTGACGCCGGTGGTGTATGAAATCGTGGCCGAGGATCCACCCATGGAACCGGAAAGCCGTGCGGTCAGATGGTCGGGATCGATTTCCAAGGTGGTGGTAAGCTGCGCCTTAGGTAGCTGCACGTAGGCCGACTGGCCGCCGGTTTCGGGATGGGAAATCTGGAGGTAGGCTGGAGTCATGTAGGCGAGTTCCGAGGTGATGTAGGTCTGCACCGCATGGGACGGCACCACGGCGAGCAGTTGGGCAACAGTAGCGAGAAGGATGGCTTTGATTTTCATAGTTGAGGGGTTGTTGTGCCAGGTAGGCGGCGGACATGATGGCACTAACCGAGAAGTGGATGGCAAGGCCGGGTGGAGGCGTGACCGCGGATGGCGCGGATACCGTTGATCTTTGAGGAATGAGGGCGGCGAAGTAACGTGGACAGAATGTCCACGCTCCTTAATGGCTTTGCCGGTAAACGGGGCGAGCAAGGTTGCCGCCCTTCCCGTTACCTTGTTCCGGAGCTGGATGCTCCAAGC harbors:
- a CDS encoding PEP-CTERM sorting domain-containing protein (PEP-CTERM proteins occur, often in large numbers, in the proteomes of bacteria that also encode an exosortase, a predicted intramembrane cysteine proteinase. The presence of a PEP-CTERM domain at a protein's C-terminus predicts cleavage within the sorting domain, followed by covalent anchoring to some some component of the (usually Gram-negative) cell surface. Many PEP-CTERM proteins exhibit an unusual sequence composition that includes large numbers of potential glycosylation sites. Expression of one such protein has been shown restore the ability of a bacterium to form floc, a type of biofilm.); this translates as MKIKAILLATVAQLLAVVPSHAVQTYITSELAYMTPAYLQISHPETGGQSAYVQLPKAQLTTTLEIDPDHLTARLSGSMGGSSATISYTTGVTNQRVNDYAPQFPQGPQPHFADGYSTVTVTLDLSAATFDSGDRALTWTGKTYRFGPGDIGTMQGLMTYSMTVFSEGESKTTTQSQNFTVRFTTNGVLDLTDYPTNSSIQMDILANGMPGAYGSAPNGFQSQFVLIPEPSSALLSAGILALFLRRKRQRC